Sequence from the Armatimonadota bacterium genome:
CAAAACTGCTGCCCATGTGCGCTGCCGCCTTGATCTTCAGTCCACCGTCCCAGCCCTCGAGCACAGGCGCCATCTGCTGTTCCAGCAGGTAGAGAACCAGCCCCATGAGCCCCACGCAGACGGCGAGTTGCAGGGTGAAGCGAACCTGTTTCGCCACGTCGATGTGGCCGATGCGCCGGCGAATCAGGACGTACAAGGCGATGACCTTGGTGCTCTTACTGATGGTCAGCGCGGCAGCCACCCAGGAGAGCTTCGCGCCGGGAGTGGCTCCGAACACGTACACGCCGAGGTAACCGATGACCACGTGGAGGATGGCAAACAGAGCCCCCACGATATTCGGGGTCATCGTGTCCTGGTATGCGAAGAACCAGTGGTTGATTGAACCCTCCACCGAGTAGAAAAACATCCCCGGCGCGTACCAATAGACGCCCATTGCAGAGAGCCGGGCATGCTCGGCGGTGAACTCTCCGGCCTGGAACACCAGGCGGATGATGGGCAGCGAAGCGACCATCAATACCACGCTGACCGGCACGTAAACGAAAGCCATAGCGCGTGTGGTGGCCACCAGGGCGTCGGCCATCTTGTCCTTCTCGCCGCGCAGAGCCCATTCCGAAAGGTACGGGTAGACAACGAAGCTGACTGCCAGGGGGAGCGTCTGCAAGAACAAGTCGGTGATCTTCCGGCCGAAATCCAGGCAGGTGTACACGCCACTGCCGATATCTGTGCCGAAGCGGCTGTCGGCCCAGGTGCGAAGGGTGGAGAAAGCCACCCCGATCAGTACGGGTGGCATCAGGGTGATGACTTTCCACGCGTTGGGGTTGCGGAACACGTTGGCTGTCAGCCGGAAGCGGTGCAGATGGTTCCACAGGCCGGGAATCTGCACCAGCAAGCGCAGACAACCGCCGGCCATGACCCCGAACGCGAAGGCGTAGATGGCCTCGTCAGGACGGTGCGGGTCGGCATCCACCCGGTACGGCCAGACGAGATAAAGCAGCATGAAGGAGATGACTACCACTGCAAACCGGAAGGACGCTTCAGCGATTGCAGGGAGGGAGAAGCGTTTGTAGGCGTGGAGGGTGAGTTCGGGCATTACCGACAGGGAGAAAAGGAGCAACGCGGGGGCCATAATCCGCAGGACGACGACACCACGGTGCAACGCGGCGGGATCGTTCGCGAGCCCTTTGCCCACGAAGAGAAGAATCGGCTCGGCGAAAACCACGCAGATGAGGGCGAGTGCACCCAGCACCAGGAACTGGAAACCGGTCATGGCGCTGGCCAGTTCCCACGCGGGCTGCTCTCCGTCTTCCCGACGCACTTTGACGAACTGGGGCAGGTATGTGGGCCGCAGTGTCTTCTCCACCTTGGTATAGATGGTGAAGATGACGCTGTTGTAGGCGACCTTGAAAGCATCAGTGCTGCTGCTGGCGCCGAGACTGGCAATGAGCATTTCCTTGACGTAGCCCATCAGCTTGCCCACTGAGAGGAACACGGTGATGACCAGGGCCGCGATGCTCATACGACGCCCGGCGGTGGCATCCGACTGCTGGTCGGCCTGGCGAAGCTCTTCGGTGGTTCTCAAGTCATCTTCGTGCATGGGGTGCTCCACTCTTGTTCTGGGCGCTTGCAGGGCTGCAGGACTGTAAGCGCATATGCGCGTGGTCAGGGCTCTATGCTGCGGCCTTGTTCCCGTGCTGCGTCGGGTGCCTCGCGCGGGGCGACGTACCTGCGCAATAACGCCGCCAGGTCTTCGATGTTCCGTGCAATATCGAACTCGCGCTCAACCTTGCCGCGGCCGTGGTTGCTGACCGTGGCGCGAAGTTCGTCGTCGTAGATGATCCGTTCGAGGCACGCCGCAAGTTCGCCCACATGTCCGGGCCTGGCGAGAAGACCGGTCTGCTCATGCTCAATGAGTTCAGGAATGCCGCCGACACTGGTGGCCACCGCTGGGACGCCCAGGGCCAGGGCCTCGATGAGCGCGTTGGGTATGCCGTCCCGGTCGCCGTCTTCCGTGACGATACATGCAAGAGCGAAGGCGTGGGCTCGGGCGAAGACGGGCGCGAGTTGCTCCTGGGTCAAGGTTCCGTGGAACTTGACGACATCGCGCAGGCCCAGGCCGGCCGTGAGCCGCTCCAGGTCTTCACGCTCGGGACCGTCGCCAACGATCTCCAGCCGGAATTCGGCGCCGTTGGAGCGGGCGATTGCGGCGGCGCGCAGGAGGATATCCATGCCCTTCTTCGGCACAAGGCGGCCCACGGAGATCACCAATGGCGGTTTTTCGCGGGGTTCGGGTCGGGGAATGAACCGGGTGATATCGACGCCGTGGTGGATCAGATGGAGCCTGTCGCCGACCGTGAGCGGGTTCTGGCGCTGTAAGCGTTCAAAACCGTGCTGGGTGCAGACTGCAGTGAACTCGGCCTCCGAAAGCTTCACGCCCAGCAGGATTGACTCGTTTGTGAATATATCCCGGGCGTGGGCGGACATGCTAAAGGTAACGCCGATAATCTCAGCCAGGAGCAGTCCGGTGGTCGCCGGAGCACTCGCGAACTGCGCATGTACGTGAACCGGGCGTTCGGAGCGGGGAACGCGAGTGGCAAAGTAGCCGGCCGCCAGCAGGGAGGACACCAATTCACGAAGAGCCCCCCGATGGCGCAGGCCATGCTTCGTGACGAAAGAAAGGGCGCTGATGTAGCCGCCGGGAAACCGCATGAAGGCTATGGCCTGGGAGATCAGGCTGCGGAAAGACAGCGGTCGGGGCCTGTGGAATGTCCGGTCCTCGAAGGCAGCGGTGTCTGCATGGGGCTCCTCTGAGGGCTGTTCAAGAGCGAGCAGGGTGAGACGGAAGCCCCGGCGTTCGAGTTCCAGCATCTCGCGCAGGATGAACGTCTCGGAGATAGACGGGAACTCTCCGAGTACTACCCCGAGATTGCCCGTTCTACGTCGTCTTCGCCGCAAGCTCGATTGCCTCCCGGTAGATCCCCAGCGCCTGCCGGGCGTGCTGGGCCCAGGTGAATTGCCGGGCCCATTCTATGCCAGCTTCGCGAAGCTGTGCGAGGCGGTCTCGGTCTGCCAGCAATGACGTCATCGCATGGGCCAGTTGGTCAGGGTCGCCCAGCGGAACTACCGGCGCCACCTGTCCGGCAAGCTCAGGCAGTGCGCCTGAATCGGACACGATTGCTGGCGTACCGCACGCCATGGCCTCGATGGGTGTCAGGCCCGCGCCCTCATACAGGGACCAGTGTACCAGCAGATCGGCCCCCGCGTACAGTGCCGGCAGGTCTTCGGCGGGCACGTAGCCCAGCCGGATGATGCGCGCTCTTGCCGGACTGGTCTCGATGGCGCGCAGGTCAGGCTCGGATTTCCAGGCCGCGCGACCAACGAGGATGAGCCGGTGTGGAATAGCCCTTGCGATCCGCTCGAAGGCTTGTACGATCCCGGCCACGTTCTTCTTGGGTTCGATGTTGCCGACCCACAGGAGATATGGTCGTTCGACATGATACCTGTCCATGACCCGGTCCATAGCCTGCCTGTCAGGCGGCTGCATGATTGCGGAGATGCCGAGATGGACGACGTGAACCCTTCGTGGATCAGCACCCAGGTGCCCGACGAGTTCTGCGCGCACGGCTTCCGAAGGCGCCAGGATCGCGTGGGCCTGACGAACAGTCCGGGGCAGGGCGAAGCGGTAATGCAGGGCATTGGCTCGGCTGCACCACTCCGGGTGGGTGATGGCCAGGATGTCGTAAATAGTGACGACTGACGGGCCCCTCCAGCCGGAAGGCAGGAGGTAGCCCGGCCCATGGAGCACTTCGGCTCCCCACTCCCGGGCCACCTTGGGCAGGCAGATGCGCTCCCAGATTATGCGGCCCGCCTTCCCCGCCGTCCAGCCGGGTGCAAGCCGAAAGTCGAAGGGCCCGTCTTCTATGTCGGCCGGTGTGTATCCGGGCCGATGAGTGATGAGAAATCGGTGGTCTTCGCAGACCGCCGCCAGGCCCTCGCAGAGACCCTCGATGGACACCTCAACGCCCGAGTGAGCGCCCCCCAGGAGCATGGCGTCGACAGCCACTCTCATGGGAAGGCCCCCTTCAGGGCCCGGTCGTAGATCCCCAGTATCTCCCGTGCCGTTTTCTCGGCCGTGAAGTGCTCCAATACCCGTTCCTTCCCCGCGAGCCCGTATGATCGGGCGAGCCCCGGTTCTGAAAGCATCCTGCCCACGGCTTCGGCAAGCGCTCCGGCATCGTGAGGTGGTACCAGAAGCCCCGTGCGCTCGTGCTGTACCAGCTCAGCGGGCCCCCCGACATTCGCAGCCACCACCGGCCGAGCCATCCACATCGCTTCGAGCACCACGCGCCCCAGTGGCTCGCCCGCCGCCGCGTGCCAGAAGACATCACAGGCCGCCAGCAAGTCCGGCACGTCTTCGCGGTGTCCCCAAAATGTGACATTGCGTTCCAGACCGAGGTCCCGCGCCCGGGTGCGAAGGCGATCAGCAGCCCGGCTTTCCCGCGGCCCCCACGCTCCGACAAACAGAAAACGCGTGTCGGGAAAACGGCGCAGCAGCAGCGCCGCCGACTCCAGGAGAAGCCCGTGTTCCTTCCAGGGGGCCGGCCGCGCAATGCTGCAGATTAGCGGCGCATCCGATGCAATGCCCAGTTCGGCGCGGACCTCGCCAGGGAGGCGCTTCGCGACGAAACGCTTCACATCCACACCGTTGTAGACAATATCAACGTGGTCGGGGGGAAAGCCCCGTTGGTGCAAGAAATCGGCGACGAACTGTGAAATAGCGATTTCCCTATCGCAGCGACCCTTCAACGCCCATGTAACCATCGGGCGGATCCGCACATCGCGCACATGCCAGATGACAGGGACAGGCAGCCGGGCCCGAGTTGCGGCCATGGCCGCGGGCCACGTGTTGGCATGGATGAAATCCGGCCGGAACTCGGCGACAGCATGCCGGATGCGGCGAGTCAGGTCGCCGAGCGAAGCCGCTTGGCCCAGGAGCGCGACAGGGTTCAGCGACAACCGGACATCCCACCATGGCGCGGGGAAGTGTGATTCCAGCGCCGGAGCGCTCAGGGGTGCCGCGAGGCCCACGGTGGGGCTCAACAGCGCTGCTGTGACACGGTCCGCAGGCAGGTAATCGAGAAGGCAGCGCA
This genomic interval carries:
- a CDS encoding glycosyltransferase family 4 protein, with protein sequence MRVAVDAMLLGGAHSGVEVSIEGLCEGLAAVCEDHRFLITHRPGYTPADIEDGPFDFRLAPGWTAGKAGRIIWERICLPKVAREWGAEVLHGPGYLLPSGWRGPSVVTIYDILAITHPEWCSRANALHYRFALPRTVRQAHAILAPSEAVRAELVGHLGADPRRVHVVHLGISAIMQPPDRQAMDRVMDRYHVERPYLLWVGNIEPKKNVAGIVQAFERIARAIPHRLILVGRAAWKSEPDLRAIETSPARARIIRLGYVPAEDLPALYAGADLLVHWSLYEGAGLTPIEAMACGTPAIVSDSGALPELAGQVAPVVPLGDPDQLAHAMTSLLADRDRLAQLREAGIEWARQFTWAQHARQALGIYREAIELAAKTT
- a CDS encoding glycosyltransferase family 4 protein, translating into MTKTPLRVLFVHHAELIGGAAASLRCLLDYLPADRVTAALLSPTVGLAAPLSAPALESHFPAPWWDVRLSLNPVALLGQAASLGDLTRRIRHAVAEFRPDFIHANTWPAAMAATRARLPVPVIWHVRDVRIRPMVTWALKGRCDREIAISQFVADFLHQRGFPPDHVDIVYNGVDVKRFVAKRLPGEVRAELGIASDAPLICSIARPAPWKEHGLLLESAALLLRRFPDTRFLFVGAWGPRESRAADRLRTRARDLGLERNVTFWGHREDVPDLLAACDVFWHAAAGEPLGRVVLEAMWMARPVVAANVGGPAELVQHERTGLLVPPHDAGALAEAVGRMLSEPGLARSYGLAGKERVLEHFTAEKTAREILGIYDRALKGAFP
- a CDS encoding oligosaccharide flippase family protein; amino-acid sequence: MHEDDLRTTEELRQADQQSDATAGRRMSIAALVITVFLSVGKLMGYVKEMLIASLGASSSTDAFKVAYNSVIFTIYTKVEKTLRPTYLPQFVKVRREDGEQPAWELASAMTGFQFLVLGALALICVVFAEPILLFVGKGLANDPAALHRGVVVLRIMAPALLLFSLSVMPELTLHAYKRFSLPAIAEASFRFAVVVISFMLLYLVWPYRVDADPHRPDEAIYAFAFGVMAGGCLRLLVQIPGLWNHLHRFRLTANVFRNPNAWKVITLMPPVLIGVAFSTLRTWADSRFGTDIGSGVYTCLDFGRKITDLFLQTLPLAVSFVVYPYLSEWALRGEKDKMADALVATTRAMAFVYVPVSVVLMVASLPIIRLVFQAGEFTAEHARLSAMGVYWYAPGMFFYSVEGSINHWFFAYQDTMTPNIVGALFAILHVVIGYLGVYVFGATPGAKLSWVAAALTISKSTKVIALYVLIRRRIGHIDVAKQVRFTLQLAVCVGLMGLVLYLLEQQMAPVLEGWDGGLKIKAAAHMGSSFVVGALVFLGCAALLRINEISLVWDAARKVGRKINARLKSGRGQ
- a CDS encoding glycosyltransferase, encoding MRRRRRRTGNLGVVLGEFPSISETFILREMLELERRGFRLTLLALEQPSEEPHADTAAFEDRTFHRPRPLSFRSLISQAIAFMRFPGGYISALSFVTKHGLRHRGALRELVSSLLAAGYFATRVPRSERPVHVHAQFASAPATTGLLLAEIIGVTFSMSAHARDIFTNESILLGVKLSEAEFTAVCTQHGFERLQRQNPLTVGDRLHLIHHGVDITRFIPRPEPREKPPLVISVGRLVPKKGMDILLRAAAIARSNGAEFRLEIVGDGPEREDLERLTAGLGLRDVVKFHGTLTQEQLAPVFARAHAFALACIVTEDGDRDGIPNALIEALALGVPAVATSVGGIPELIEHEQTGLLARPGHVGELAACLERIIYDDELRATVSNHGRGKVEREFDIARNIEDLAALLRRYVAPREAPDAAREQGRSIEP